The genomic window AAAATAGAAATGTAGTATTTCAGAATATTTTTGGTTTTAAAACAGCGGATATTTATTCTTCTGAAACTAAAAAACTTATAATCAACAATAAATTCAACATCAGTATTTCCATAAACTCCAATAATCCCAAACAAAAATATAAAAGTTTTTCTCTTAGTTCATATAATGCTTCTGACAGAAAAAGAATCTTTGAAATATTATCTTTGATTTTTGAAAATAAGACAGATTTTAATCTGGATGGAAAAGAGCTGCTATTTTAGACATTTTAATCTCCAAACAAACAAAGAAGACTGTATTAATTAAAAAACAGCCTTCTTATTTTCATTACCTAATTAATTTTTAGTGACAATGTCTTTCCCCTGTGTTTCTGTCCACATGACAGCCGTTTTTATCAGTTCTCCCGCCGTGTGCCATAGATACAGAAGAGATTGCCGCTAACAACAGTATTGTTAATACAAAAAGTTTTTTCACAACTAACCTCCTTATGCTTGTTTTATCTATAAAAAATGTAACAAACACTGCACGAAAAGATGCACCCGCTTATTGTATCCCTTTTATTTTACTTATTTAGCTTTCAGCGATTCCAGCCTTTTCTCTTCCGCTTCAC from Sebaldella sp. S0638 includes these protein-coding regions:
- a CDS encoding YHYH domain-containing protein, with the protein product MKKLFVLTILLLAAISSVSMAHGGRTDKNGCHVDRNTGERHCH